In Salarias fasciatus chromosome 20, fSalaFa1.1, whole genome shotgun sequence, a single window of DNA contains:
- the LOC115408504 gene encoding taste receptor type 1 member 1-like — translation MVQILGFLCLLGSVLNAVPRNTVPSSEFQLDGDYLLGGLFDIHHVSSPLHLDRPEAIDCTSHSLILASYKRFLVMRFAVEEINNSTSLLPNVSIGYILFDQCSDGHSFPSMFNLISVDGLIDPWGEPPKNLIGVIGSNTSPKTVSVAPLLMMDLIPMVSYGAASSEFSEKKTYPSFLRTIHTNKDVIEIIVKMLKHFKWHWVSFLHVNDNYGSDGRELFIRNIQDTDICLAYTKGLDHQTDYPQIFRQINTLRVHIIIVFATEWMAEVLFESAIQQNVTNKVWLANDSWSMNRKLPKTKGIRNVGTVLGVAAPAKTIPGFNDFVHSAKAAGHCENAEQETFCNQVFDCSGSAADIIDAEPSFSFHVYSAVYSIAHALHNTLQCGVGRCNDNITMYPNMVLAELKKTNFTLFNESIHFDENGDPNYGFYLIVFWNHNGDVQEVGYYEFYPPFHLVINSTEIQWYTNGKVPTSVCSQECPIGYKKKPEGIHRCCFYCEICQNGTFVNVTEDPYTCVSCTDGEWSAEGSTSCNQRVVEFVPFTDTGAVVIMVAALVLVGLNLAVSVLFAINFNTPVVRSAGGPMCFLILICLSLGSLSVHFYFGQPTSASCILRFLPFLLFYTVCLACFVVRSFQIVCIFKIAAKFPKLYSWWMKYHGQWLFIAVAFAIQALLLIIGYSCDPPKPFNETFLYRDKIVLDCDINFMATSTSVIFLSLLCFLCFIFSYMGKDLPKNYNEAKSITFCLILLIITWIIFATEYILYYGKYIQTLNALAVLSSLYSFLMWYFLPKCSIVIFQPQRNTPQYFQGLIQSYTKTITQ, via the exons ATGGTGCAGATTTTGGGTTTTCTGTGTCTTCTGGGATCTGTCCTGAACGCTGTACCTCGAAACACTGTCCCATCCTCAGAGTTTCAGCTGGATGGAGATTATTTGCTCGGTGGGCTTTTTGACATCCATCATGTCagctctcctcttcatctcgaCAGACCAGAGGCCATCGACTGCACCAG TCACTCTTTAATTCTGGCAAGTTATAAAAGGTTTCTGGTCATGAGATTTGCTGTCGAGGAAATCAACAACTCCACCAGCCTCCTACCAAATGTATCAATTGGCTATATTCTGTTTGACCAATGTTCAGATGGGCATAGCTTCCCAAGCATGTTCAACCTCATCTCGGTGGATGGCCTGATTGATCCTTGGGGTGAGCCACCCAAGAATTTGATTGGTGTGATCGGTAGTAACACAAGCCCTAAGACAGTGAGTGTGGCTCCGCTCTTGATGATGGATCTCATTCCCATG GTCAGCTATGGTGCAGCCAGTTCAGagttttcagaaaagaaaacctATCCGTCTTTCTTACGAACAATCCATACCAACAAAGACGTCATTGAAATTATCGTCAAGATGTTGAAGCACTTTAAGTGGCATTGGGTATCTTTCCTTCATGTTAATGACAATTATGGCAGTGATGGTCGAGAATTGTTCATAAGGAACATTCAAGATACTGACATTTGCCTGGCATACACCAAAGGCCTTGACCATCAAACAGATTACCCACAAATATTCAGACAGATAAATACTCTGAGGGTACATATCATAATTGTTTTTGCAACCGAATGGATGGCAGAAGTTCTTTTTGAATCAGCAATACAACAAAATGTCACCAATAAGGTTTGGTTGGCAAATGATTCATGGTCCATGAATAGAAAACTGCCCAAGACAAAAGGAATCAGGAACGTTGGGACTGTTCTTGGGGTTGCTGCACCTGCAAAGACGATACCTGGCTTCAATGATTTTGTCCATTCTGCCAAAGCTGCTGGCCATTGTGAAAATGCAGAGCAAGAGACATTTTGCAATCAAGTTTTCGATTGCAGTGGGAGTGCTGCAGATATCATTGATGCAGAGCCAAGTTTCTCTTTTCATGTTTATTCTGCTGTGTACTCCATCGCCCACGCCTTACACAATACATTACAATGTGGAGTGGGCAGATGTAATGACAATATTACAATGTACCCAAACATG GTCCTCGCAGAGCTGAAAAAGACCAATTTCACTCTCTTCAATGAATCTATACATTTTGATGAGAATGGTGACCCCAACTATGGATTCTACCTAATAGTTTTTTGGAACCACAATGGTGACGTACAGGAGGTCGGCTACTATGAATTTTACCCACCCTTCCATTTAGTCATCAACAGCACCGAAATTCAGTGGTACACAAATGGAAAA GTTCCAACTTCAGTTTGCTCCCAGGAGTGTCCTATAGGATACAAGAAAAAGCCAGAAGGAATTCACAGGTGTTGCTTCTATTGTGAAATCTGCCAAAATGGAACTTTTGTCAATGTCACAG AGGATCCCTACACTTGTGTCTCCTGCACTGATGGTGAATGGTCTGCAGAGGGAAGCACATCATGCAACCAGCGGGTGGTGGAGTTTGTACCGTTCACAGACACTGGAGCTGTGGTCATCATGGTTGCTGCCTTGGTCTTGGTGGGACTGAATCTGGCTGTGTCTGTTCTCTTTGCCATCAACTTTAACACACCTGTGGTCAGATCTGCTGGAGGACCCATGTGCTTCCTCATTTTAATCTGTCTCAGTTTAGGTAGTCTCAGTGTTCACTTTTATTTTGGTCAGCCAACATCAGCTTCCTGTATCTTGAGGTTTTTACCATTTCTGCTGTTCTACACTGTCTGTCTGGCCTGTTTTGTTGTGCGCTCTTTTCAGATTGTCTGTATTTTTAAGATAGCAGCCAAGTTTCCAAAACTTTACAGCTGGTGGATGAAGTATCATGGACAGTGGCTGTTCATCGCTGTGGCTTTTGCCATTCAGGCTCTTTTACTTATTATTGGATACTCTTGTGATCCTCCCAAACCCTtcaatgaaacatttttgtACAGAGACAAAATAGTTCTTGATTGTGACATTAATTTCATGGCAACCTCCACTTCTGTGATCTTCCTTTCattactgtgttttctttgcttcattttctcctaCATGGGGAAAGACCTCCCAAAGAACTACAATGAGGCCAAGTCGATCACCTTCTGTTTGATCCTGCTCATTATCACATGGATCATCTTTGCCACTGAATACATACTTTATTATGGAAAGTACATCCAGACTCTAAATGCTCTGGCTGTCCTCTCCAGTCTCTACTCTTTTCTGATGTGGTACTTCCTTCCAAAATGTTCAATTGTCATCTTCCaaccacagagaaacacaccgCAGTACTTCCAAGGTCTCATTCAGAGTTACACCAAAACCATCACTCAGTAG